One region of Pristis pectinata isolate sPriPec2 chromosome 30, sPriPec2.1.pri, whole genome shotgun sequence genomic DNA includes:
- the si:ch211-51a6.2 gene encoding neurotrypsin isoform X1 — protein MVLLVAVWALLYFISVGAEEIGATRQTKDNHLSVSHQCMAGVTKLGHYTGLATFTVTGEECLKWTDFPDYVEQYPNKGLGDHNFCRSPDGEQVPWCFYRKKGGSISWAECDCNQGAVRLSGGANQREGRVELFHNGQWGTVCDKDWDDRDASVVCRQLGLSEIGVSKRNSFFGAGLGCVHMDVVHCRGDEAALVQCRNSTTADGVCGHHHDAGVVCGLSEGSVMPIRLVGGKEHHEGRIEVFHDGQWGTVCDDQWDDLDAEVVCRQLGLSGTAKSWMWSHFGQGLGPILLDEVECTGNELSMDECRKSNWGEHNCDHTEDAGVSCDPFTDGAVRLVGGRDSTEGRLEIYRNGVWGTVCDDKWMGLNAQVVCRQLGFSGPGMVASEGTFGQGTGFIFLDDVVCAGTEPNLLRCARSNWGQHDCSHHEDVGVICTQEETNQITVSHSGPVIRLVDGENSKEGRVEVYLGGVWGSVCDDGWTDRAARVVCRQLGYSGQSKARTMAYFGEGHGPIHLDNVKCTGHERSLDECGTPGLGVHNCWHSEDAGVICDYQEDLLEEFDSSGSLHSVCGLRLMNRRKKRIIGGNKSLRGGWPWQASLRLKTFIRGSRLLCGATLISNCWVLTAAHCFKRFGNDTRHYFIRVGDYHTAVEDEYEREIPVDRIVMHRNYKANSSDNDIALVRMKGREGHCVTFNQYTSPICLPGRKEKIRINRQSCYITGWGDTGRSYSRTLLQGAVPLLPKAICQMRYRNKFTDRMICAGNLSEHKRVDSCQGDSGGPLVCQRTGGRWVILGVTSWGYGCGRKDSPGVYTKVSKFVNWIKKVTKSKVKTQENLLSKAVQKA, from the exons TTTCTCACCAATGTATGGCTGGTGTCACTAAGCTGGGCCACTACACCGGGTTAGCGACATTCACTGTGACGGGAGAGGAGTGTCTGAAGTGGACTGATTTCCCAGACTACGTCGAGCAGTATCCCAACAAGGGACTGGGTGACCACAACTTCTGCCGCAGTCCCGATGGTGAGCAGGTTCCCTGGTGTTTCTACAGAAAGAAGGGCGGTTCAATCAGCTGGGCGGAGTGCGACTGTAATCAGG GTGCCGTTCGATTGAGTGGAGGAGCCAACCAACgtgagggaagggtggagttatTTCACAATGGACAGTGGGGTACTGTCTGTGACAAGGACTGGGACGACAGAGATGCCAGTGTGGTCTGCCGTCAGCTGGGCTTGAG TGAAATAGGTGTCAGTAAGAGGAATTCATTCTTTGGCGCTGGACTGGGATGTGTACACATGGATGTGGTTCACTGTCGTGGGGATGAGGCAGCCttggtacagtgcagaaacagcacCACAGCAGATGGTGTCTGTGGACATCACCACGATGCTGGAGTTGTATGCGGACTATCAGAAG GTTCAGTGATGCCCATTCGCCTGGTTGGAGGCAAGGAACACCATGAAGGGCGAATTGAAGTCTTCCACGACGGACAGTGGGGGACTGTCTGTGATGACCAGTGGGACGATCTGGATGCAGAAGTCGTCTGCAGACAGTTGGGGTTAAG TGGGACGGCCAAGTCTTGGATGTGGTCTCACTTTGGTCAAGGGTTAGGTCCAATCCTGCTGGATGAAGTTGAATGCACAGGCAATGAGTTATCTATGGATGAGTGCAGGAAGAGCAACTGGGGAGAGCACAATTGTGACCACACAGAAGATGCTGGTGTCTCTTGCGACCCTTTTACAG ATGGTGCTGTGCGGCTGGTTGGAGGCAGAGATTCCACTGAGGGAAGATTGGAGATCTATCGGAATGGAGTGTGGGGCACAGTGTGCGATGACAAATGGATGGGGCTGAATGCACAGGTTGTCTGCAGACAGCTTGGATTCAG CGGCCCTGGAATGGTGGCATCGGAGGGTACATTTGGACAGGGAACTGGCTTCATATTCCTGGACGATGTGGTCTGCGCGGGAACTGAACCGAATCTTCTGAGGTGTGCCCGGAGCAACTGGGGTCAGCACGACTGCTCCCATCATGAGGACGTGGGTGTGATTTGTACGCAGGAAGAAACCAATCAAATAACAGTGTCTCATTCAG GGCCAGTTATCAGGCTGGTGGATGGAGAGAACAGCAAGGAAGGGCGAGTGGAGGTGTATCTCGGCGGAGTGTGGGGAAGTGTCTGCGATGACGGCTGGACTGACAGAGCCGCAAGAGTTGTCTGCAGGCAGTTGGGTTACAG TGGCCAGTCCAAAGCGAGAACTATGGCGTACTTTGGGGAGGGGCATGGACCCATTCACCTGGACAACGTGAAGTGTACAGGCCACGAGCGCTCGCTGGATGAATGTGGCACACCAGGGTTGGGCGTCCATAACTGTTGGCACAGTGAGGATGCAGGTGTCATCTGCGATTACCAGGAGGATCTACTGGAGGAGTTTGACAGTAGTG GTTCTTTGCATTCAGTGTGCGGCCTACGTTTAATGAATCGTCGTAAAAAGCGGATCATTGGTGGGAATAAGTCTCTCAG GGGTGGATGGCCATGGCAGGCTTCACTGAGACTCAAGACGTTCATCCGAGGGAGCCGGTTACTGTGCGGAGCCACTTTGATCAGCAATTGCTGGGTCCTGACAGCAGCTCACTGCTTCAAGAG GTTCGGTAACGACACTCGTCATTATTTTATTCGGGTTGGTGATTACCACACAGCCGTGGAGGATGAGTATGAGCGGGAGATTCCAGTGGACAGGATCGTCATGCACAGAAACTACAAGGCAAACAGCAGCGATAACGATATTGCACTGGTCAGAATGAAGGGCAGGGAAGGACACTGTGTGACATTTAATCAGTACACATCGCCAATCTGCTTACCAGGCAGGAAGGAGAAGATCAGGATAAACAGGCAATCCTGTTATATCACTGGCTGGGGAGATACAG GACGATCCTACTCAAGAACGTTACTTCAAGGTGCCGTTCCCTTACTACCAAAGGCCATCTGTCAAATGCGCTACAGGAACAAGTTTACGGACCGGATGATCTGTGCAGGCAATCTGTCCGAACACAAGCGGGTTGATAGTTGCCAAGGGGACAGTGGTGGTCCTCTGGTGTGTCAGCGCACAGGAGGACGTTGGGTGATTTTAGGGGTTACCTCCTGGGGATACGGCTGTGGAAGGAAAGACTCTCCTGGAGTTTACACCAAAGTATCCAAGTTTGTAAACTGGATCAAGAAAGTGACGAAAAGCAAAGTGAAAACTCAGGAAAACCTATTGAGCAAGGCAGTTCAAAAGGCATga
- the si:ch211-51a6.2 gene encoding neurotrypsin isoform X3, with protein MAGVTKLGHYTGLATFTVTGEECLKWTDFPDYVEQYPNKGLGDHNFCRSPDGEQVPWCFYRKKGGSISWAECDCNQGAVRLSGGANQREGRVELFHNGQWGTVCDKDWDDRDASVVCRQLGLSEIGVSKRNSFFGAGLGCVHMDVVHCRGDEAALVQCRNSTTADGVCGHHHDAGVVCGLSEGSVMPIRLVGGKEHHEGRIEVFHDGQWGTVCDDQWDDLDAEVVCRQLGLSGTAKSWMWSHFGQGLGPILLDEVECTGNELSMDECRKSNWGEHNCDHTEDAGVSCDPFTDGAVRLVGGRDSTEGRLEIYRNGVWGTVCDDKWMGLNAQVVCRQLGFSGPGMVASEGTFGQGTGFIFLDDVVCAGTEPNLLRCARSNWGQHDCSHHEDVGVICTQEETNQITVSHSGPVIRLVDGENSKEGRVEVYLGGVWGSVCDDGWTDRAARVVCRQLGYSGQSKARTMAYFGEGHGPIHLDNVKCTGHERSLDECGTPGLGVHNCWHSEDAGVICDYQEDLLEEFDSSGSLHSVCGLRLMNRRKKRIIGGNKSLRGGWPWQASLRLKTFIRGSRLLCGATLISNCWVLTAAHCFKRFGNDTRHYFIRVGDYHTAVEDEYEREIPVDRIVMHRNYKANSSDNDIALVRMKGREGHCVTFNQYTSPICLPGRKEKIRINRQSCYITGWGDTGRSYSRTLLQGAVPLLPKAICQMRYRNKFTDRMICAGNLSEHKRVDSCQGDSGGPLVCQRTGGRWVILGVTSWGYGCGRKDSPGVYTKVSKFVNWIKKVTKSKVKTQENLLSKAVQKA; from the exons ATGGCTGGTGTCACTAAGCTGGGCCACTACACCGGGTTAGCGACATTCACTGTGACGGGAGAGGAGTGTCTGAAGTGGACTGATTTCCCAGACTACGTCGAGCAGTATCCCAACAAGGGACTGGGTGACCACAACTTCTGCCGCAGTCCCGATGGTGAGCAGGTTCCCTGGTGTTTCTACAGAAAGAAGGGCGGTTCAATCAGCTGGGCGGAGTGCGACTGTAATCAGG GTGCCGTTCGATTGAGTGGAGGAGCCAACCAACgtgagggaagggtggagttatTTCACAATGGACAGTGGGGTACTGTCTGTGACAAGGACTGGGACGACAGAGATGCCAGTGTGGTCTGCCGTCAGCTGGGCTTGAG TGAAATAGGTGTCAGTAAGAGGAATTCATTCTTTGGCGCTGGACTGGGATGTGTACACATGGATGTGGTTCACTGTCGTGGGGATGAGGCAGCCttggtacagtgcagaaacagcacCACAGCAGATGGTGTCTGTGGACATCACCACGATGCTGGAGTTGTATGCGGACTATCAGAAG GTTCAGTGATGCCCATTCGCCTGGTTGGAGGCAAGGAACACCATGAAGGGCGAATTGAAGTCTTCCACGACGGACAGTGGGGGACTGTCTGTGATGACCAGTGGGACGATCTGGATGCAGAAGTCGTCTGCAGACAGTTGGGGTTAAG TGGGACGGCCAAGTCTTGGATGTGGTCTCACTTTGGTCAAGGGTTAGGTCCAATCCTGCTGGATGAAGTTGAATGCACAGGCAATGAGTTATCTATGGATGAGTGCAGGAAGAGCAACTGGGGAGAGCACAATTGTGACCACACAGAAGATGCTGGTGTCTCTTGCGACCCTTTTACAG ATGGTGCTGTGCGGCTGGTTGGAGGCAGAGATTCCACTGAGGGAAGATTGGAGATCTATCGGAATGGAGTGTGGGGCACAGTGTGCGATGACAAATGGATGGGGCTGAATGCACAGGTTGTCTGCAGACAGCTTGGATTCAG CGGCCCTGGAATGGTGGCATCGGAGGGTACATTTGGACAGGGAACTGGCTTCATATTCCTGGACGATGTGGTCTGCGCGGGAACTGAACCGAATCTTCTGAGGTGTGCCCGGAGCAACTGGGGTCAGCACGACTGCTCCCATCATGAGGACGTGGGTGTGATTTGTACGCAGGAAGAAACCAATCAAATAACAGTGTCTCATTCAG GGCCAGTTATCAGGCTGGTGGATGGAGAGAACAGCAAGGAAGGGCGAGTGGAGGTGTATCTCGGCGGAGTGTGGGGAAGTGTCTGCGATGACGGCTGGACTGACAGAGCCGCAAGAGTTGTCTGCAGGCAGTTGGGTTACAG TGGCCAGTCCAAAGCGAGAACTATGGCGTACTTTGGGGAGGGGCATGGACCCATTCACCTGGACAACGTGAAGTGTACAGGCCACGAGCGCTCGCTGGATGAATGTGGCACACCAGGGTTGGGCGTCCATAACTGTTGGCACAGTGAGGATGCAGGTGTCATCTGCGATTACCAGGAGGATCTACTGGAGGAGTTTGACAGTAGTG GTTCTTTGCATTCAGTGTGCGGCCTACGTTTAATGAATCGTCGTAAAAAGCGGATCATTGGTGGGAATAAGTCTCTCAG GGGTGGATGGCCATGGCAGGCTTCACTGAGACTCAAGACGTTCATCCGAGGGAGCCGGTTACTGTGCGGAGCCACTTTGATCAGCAATTGCTGGGTCCTGACAGCAGCTCACTGCTTCAAGAG GTTCGGTAACGACACTCGTCATTATTTTATTCGGGTTGGTGATTACCACACAGCCGTGGAGGATGAGTATGAGCGGGAGATTCCAGTGGACAGGATCGTCATGCACAGAAACTACAAGGCAAACAGCAGCGATAACGATATTGCACTGGTCAGAATGAAGGGCAGGGAAGGACACTGTGTGACATTTAATCAGTACACATCGCCAATCTGCTTACCAGGCAGGAAGGAGAAGATCAGGATAAACAGGCAATCCTGTTATATCACTGGCTGGGGAGATACAG GACGATCCTACTCAAGAACGTTACTTCAAGGTGCCGTTCCCTTACTACCAAAGGCCATCTGTCAAATGCGCTACAGGAACAAGTTTACGGACCGGATGATCTGTGCAGGCAATCTGTCCGAACACAAGCGGGTTGATAGTTGCCAAGGGGACAGTGGTGGTCCTCTGGTGTGTCAGCGCACAGGAGGACGTTGGGTGATTTTAGGGGTTACCTCCTGGGGATACGGCTGTGGAAGGAAAGACTCTCCTGGAGTTTACACCAAAGTATCCAAGTTTGTAAACTGGATCAAGAAAGTGACGAAAAGCAAAGTGAAAACTCAGGAAAACCTATTGAGCAAGGCAGTTCAAAAGGCATga
- the si:ch211-51a6.2 gene encoding neurotrypsin isoform X4, which translates to MVAARRWHGPDGAVRLSGGANQREGRVELFHNGQWGTVCDKDWDDRDASVVCRQLGLSEIGVSKRNSFFGAGLGCVHMDVVHCRGDEAALVQCRNSTTADGVCGHHHDAGVVCGLSEGSVMPIRLVGGKEHHEGRIEVFHDGQWGTVCDDQWDDLDAEVVCRQLGLSGTAKSWMWSHFGQGLGPILLDEVECTGNELSMDECRKSNWGEHNCDHTEDAGVSCDPFTDGAVRLVGGRDSTEGRLEIYRNGVWGTVCDDKWMGLNAQVVCRQLGFSGPGMVASEGTFGQGTGFIFLDDVVCAGTEPNLLRCARSNWGQHDCSHHEDVGVICTQEETNQITVSHSGPVIRLVDGENSKEGRVEVYLGGVWGSVCDDGWTDRAARVVCRQLGYSGQSKARTMAYFGEGHGPIHLDNVKCTGHERSLDECGTPGLGVHNCWHSEDAGVICDYQEDLLEEFDSSGSLHSVCGLRLMNRRKKRIIGGNKSLRGGWPWQASLRLKTFIRGSRLLCGATLISNCWVLTAAHCFKRFGNDTRHYFIRVGDYHTAVEDEYEREIPVDRIVMHRNYKANSSDNDIALVRMKGREGHCVTFNQYTSPICLPGRKEKIRINRQSCYITGWGDTGRSYSRTLLQGAVPLLPKAICQMRYRNKFTDRMICAGNLSEHKRVDSCQGDSGGPLVCQRTGGRWVILGVTSWGYGCGRKDSPGVYTKVSKFVNWIKKVTKSKVKTQENLLSKAVQKA; encoded by the exons atggtagcagccagaagatggcatggcccggatg GTGCCGTTCGATTGAGTGGAGGAGCCAACCAACgtgagggaagggtggagttatTTCACAATGGACAGTGGGGTACTGTCTGTGACAAGGACTGGGACGACAGAGATGCCAGTGTGGTCTGCCGTCAGCTGGGCTTGAG TGAAATAGGTGTCAGTAAGAGGAATTCATTCTTTGGCGCTGGACTGGGATGTGTACACATGGATGTGGTTCACTGTCGTGGGGATGAGGCAGCCttggtacagtgcagaaacagcacCACAGCAGATGGTGTCTGTGGACATCACCACGATGCTGGAGTTGTATGCGGACTATCAGAAG GTTCAGTGATGCCCATTCGCCTGGTTGGAGGCAAGGAACACCATGAAGGGCGAATTGAAGTCTTCCACGACGGACAGTGGGGGACTGTCTGTGATGACCAGTGGGACGATCTGGATGCAGAAGTCGTCTGCAGACAGTTGGGGTTAAG TGGGACGGCCAAGTCTTGGATGTGGTCTCACTTTGGTCAAGGGTTAGGTCCAATCCTGCTGGATGAAGTTGAATGCACAGGCAATGAGTTATCTATGGATGAGTGCAGGAAGAGCAACTGGGGAGAGCACAATTGTGACCACACAGAAGATGCTGGTGTCTCTTGCGACCCTTTTACAG ATGGTGCTGTGCGGCTGGTTGGAGGCAGAGATTCCACTGAGGGAAGATTGGAGATCTATCGGAATGGAGTGTGGGGCACAGTGTGCGATGACAAATGGATGGGGCTGAATGCACAGGTTGTCTGCAGACAGCTTGGATTCAG CGGCCCTGGAATGGTGGCATCGGAGGGTACATTTGGACAGGGAACTGGCTTCATATTCCTGGACGATGTGGTCTGCGCGGGAACTGAACCGAATCTTCTGAGGTGTGCCCGGAGCAACTGGGGTCAGCACGACTGCTCCCATCATGAGGACGTGGGTGTGATTTGTACGCAGGAAGAAACCAATCAAATAACAGTGTCTCATTCAG GGCCAGTTATCAGGCTGGTGGATGGAGAGAACAGCAAGGAAGGGCGAGTGGAGGTGTATCTCGGCGGAGTGTGGGGAAGTGTCTGCGATGACGGCTGGACTGACAGAGCCGCAAGAGTTGTCTGCAGGCAGTTGGGTTACAG TGGCCAGTCCAAAGCGAGAACTATGGCGTACTTTGGGGAGGGGCATGGACCCATTCACCTGGACAACGTGAAGTGTACAGGCCACGAGCGCTCGCTGGATGAATGTGGCACACCAGGGTTGGGCGTCCATAACTGTTGGCACAGTGAGGATGCAGGTGTCATCTGCGATTACCAGGAGGATCTACTGGAGGAGTTTGACAGTAGTG GTTCTTTGCATTCAGTGTGCGGCCTACGTTTAATGAATCGTCGTAAAAAGCGGATCATTGGTGGGAATAAGTCTCTCAG GGGTGGATGGCCATGGCAGGCTTCACTGAGACTCAAGACGTTCATCCGAGGGAGCCGGTTACTGTGCGGAGCCACTTTGATCAGCAATTGCTGGGTCCTGACAGCAGCTCACTGCTTCAAGAG GTTCGGTAACGACACTCGTCATTATTTTATTCGGGTTGGTGATTACCACACAGCCGTGGAGGATGAGTATGAGCGGGAGATTCCAGTGGACAGGATCGTCATGCACAGAAACTACAAGGCAAACAGCAGCGATAACGATATTGCACTGGTCAGAATGAAGGGCAGGGAAGGACACTGTGTGACATTTAATCAGTACACATCGCCAATCTGCTTACCAGGCAGGAAGGAGAAGATCAGGATAAACAGGCAATCCTGTTATATCACTGGCTGGGGAGATACAG GACGATCCTACTCAAGAACGTTACTTCAAGGTGCCGTTCCCTTACTACCAAAGGCCATCTGTCAAATGCGCTACAGGAACAAGTTTACGGACCGGATGATCTGTGCAGGCAATCTGTCCGAACACAAGCGGGTTGATAGTTGCCAAGGGGACAGTGGTGGTCCTCTGGTGTGTCAGCGCACAGGAGGACGTTGGGTGATTTTAGGGGTTACCTCCTGGGGATACGGCTGTGGAAGGAAAGACTCTCCTGGAGTTTACACCAAAGTATCCAAGTTTGTAAACTGGATCAAGAAAGTGACGAAAAGCAAAGTGAAAACTCAGGAAAACCTATTGAGCAAGGCAGTTCAAAAGGCATga
- the si:ch211-51a6.2 gene encoding neurotrypsin isoform X2: MVLLVAVWALLYFISVGAEEIGATRQTKDNHLSVSHQCMAGVTKLGHYTGLATFTVTGEECLKWTDFPDYVEQYPNKGLGDHNFCRSPDGAVRLSGGANQREGRVELFHNGQWGTVCDKDWDDRDASVVCRQLGLSEIGVSKRNSFFGAGLGCVHMDVVHCRGDEAALVQCRNSTTADGVCGHHHDAGVVCGLSEGSVMPIRLVGGKEHHEGRIEVFHDGQWGTVCDDQWDDLDAEVVCRQLGLSGTAKSWMWSHFGQGLGPILLDEVECTGNELSMDECRKSNWGEHNCDHTEDAGVSCDPFTDGAVRLVGGRDSTEGRLEIYRNGVWGTVCDDKWMGLNAQVVCRQLGFSGPGMVASEGTFGQGTGFIFLDDVVCAGTEPNLLRCARSNWGQHDCSHHEDVGVICTQEETNQITVSHSGPVIRLVDGENSKEGRVEVYLGGVWGSVCDDGWTDRAARVVCRQLGYSGQSKARTMAYFGEGHGPIHLDNVKCTGHERSLDECGTPGLGVHNCWHSEDAGVICDYQEDLLEEFDSSGSLHSVCGLRLMNRRKKRIIGGNKSLRGGWPWQASLRLKTFIRGSRLLCGATLISNCWVLTAAHCFKRFGNDTRHYFIRVGDYHTAVEDEYEREIPVDRIVMHRNYKANSSDNDIALVRMKGREGHCVTFNQYTSPICLPGRKEKIRINRQSCYITGWGDTGRSYSRTLLQGAVPLLPKAICQMRYRNKFTDRMICAGNLSEHKRVDSCQGDSGGPLVCQRTGGRWVILGVTSWGYGCGRKDSPGVYTKVSKFVNWIKKVTKSKVKTQENLLSKAVQKA, encoded by the exons TTTCTCACCAATGTATGGCTGGTGTCACTAAGCTGGGCCACTACACCGGGTTAGCGACATTCACTGTGACGGGAGAGGAGTGTCTGAAGTGGACTGATTTCCCAGACTACGTCGAGCAGTATCCCAACAAGGGACTGGGTGACCACAACTTCTGCCGCAGTCCCGATG GTGCCGTTCGATTGAGTGGAGGAGCCAACCAACgtgagggaagggtggagttatTTCACAATGGACAGTGGGGTACTGTCTGTGACAAGGACTGGGACGACAGAGATGCCAGTGTGGTCTGCCGTCAGCTGGGCTTGAG TGAAATAGGTGTCAGTAAGAGGAATTCATTCTTTGGCGCTGGACTGGGATGTGTACACATGGATGTGGTTCACTGTCGTGGGGATGAGGCAGCCttggtacagtgcagaaacagcacCACAGCAGATGGTGTCTGTGGACATCACCACGATGCTGGAGTTGTATGCGGACTATCAGAAG GTTCAGTGATGCCCATTCGCCTGGTTGGAGGCAAGGAACACCATGAAGGGCGAATTGAAGTCTTCCACGACGGACAGTGGGGGACTGTCTGTGATGACCAGTGGGACGATCTGGATGCAGAAGTCGTCTGCAGACAGTTGGGGTTAAG TGGGACGGCCAAGTCTTGGATGTGGTCTCACTTTGGTCAAGGGTTAGGTCCAATCCTGCTGGATGAAGTTGAATGCACAGGCAATGAGTTATCTATGGATGAGTGCAGGAAGAGCAACTGGGGAGAGCACAATTGTGACCACACAGAAGATGCTGGTGTCTCTTGCGACCCTTTTACAG ATGGTGCTGTGCGGCTGGTTGGAGGCAGAGATTCCACTGAGGGAAGATTGGAGATCTATCGGAATGGAGTGTGGGGCACAGTGTGCGATGACAAATGGATGGGGCTGAATGCACAGGTTGTCTGCAGACAGCTTGGATTCAG CGGCCCTGGAATGGTGGCATCGGAGGGTACATTTGGACAGGGAACTGGCTTCATATTCCTGGACGATGTGGTCTGCGCGGGAACTGAACCGAATCTTCTGAGGTGTGCCCGGAGCAACTGGGGTCAGCACGACTGCTCCCATCATGAGGACGTGGGTGTGATTTGTACGCAGGAAGAAACCAATCAAATAACAGTGTCTCATTCAG GGCCAGTTATCAGGCTGGTGGATGGAGAGAACAGCAAGGAAGGGCGAGTGGAGGTGTATCTCGGCGGAGTGTGGGGAAGTGTCTGCGATGACGGCTGGACTGACAGAGCCGCAAGAGTTGTCTGCAGGCAGTTGGGTTACAG TGGCCAGTCCAAAGCGAGAACTATGGCGTACTTTGGGGAGGGGCATGGACCCATTCACCTGGACAACGTGAAGTGTACAGGCCACGAGCGCTCGCTGGATGAATGTGGCACACCAGGGTTGGGCGTCCATAACTGTTGGCACAGTGAGGATGCAGGTGTCATCTGCGATTACCAGGAGGATCTACTGGAGGAGTTTGACAGTAGTG GTTCTTTGCATTCAGTGTGCGGCCTACGTTTAATGAATCGTCGTAAAAAGCGGATCATTGGTGGGAATAAGTCTCTCAG GGGTGGATGGCCATGGCAGGCTTCACTGAGACTCAAGACGTTCATCCGAGGGAGCCGGTTACTGTGCGGAGCCACTTTGATCAGCAATTGCTGGGTCCTGACAGCAGCTCACTGCTTCAAGAG GTTCGGTAACGACACTCGTCATTATTTTATTCGGGTTGGTGATTACCACACAGCCGTGGAGGATGAGTATGAGCGGGAGATTCCAGTGGACAGGATCGTCATGCACAGAAACTACAAGGCAAACAGCAGCGATAACGATATTGCACTGGTCAGAATGAAGGGCAGGGAAGGACACTGTGTGACATTTAATCAGTACACATCGCCAATCTGCTTACCAGGCAGGAAGGAGAAGATCAGGATAAACAGGCAATCCTGTTATATCACTGGCTGGGGAGATACAG GACGATCCTACTCAAGAACGTTACTTCAAGGTGCCGTTCCCTTACTACCAAAGGCCATCTGTCAAATGCGCTACAGGAACAAGTTTACGGACCGGATGATCTGTGCAGGCAATCTGTCCGAACACAAGCGGGTTGATAGTTGCCAAGGGGACAGTGGTGGTCCTCTGGTGTGTCAGCGCACAGGAGGACGTTGGGTGATTTTAGGGGTTACCTCCTGGGGATACGGCTGTGGAAGGAAAGACTCTCCTGGAGTTTACACCAAAGTATCCAAGTTTGTAAACTGGATCAAGAAAGTGACGAAAAGCAAAGTGAAAACTCAGGAAAACCTATTGAGCAAGGCAGTTCAAAAGGCATga